In the genome of Candoia aspera isolate rCanAsp1 chromosome 1, rCanAsp1.hap2, whole genome shotgun sequence, one region contains:
- the GEMIN2 gene encoding gem-associated protein 2, with amino-acid sequence MESAVEELMPRLLPVEDCDLAEDFDPTVPPRTPQEYLKRVQIEAAKCPDVVVAQIDPKKLKKKQTVNISLSGCQPAPEGYSPTLKWQQQQVAHFSAIRQSVNKHRNHWKAQHLDSNVTMPRSDDEEGWKKFCLGEKLYLEIRDQVSTDENPGIDYVQIGFPPLLSIVSRMNQATVTSVLEYLTNWLVEKEFTPELGRWLYALLACLEKPLLPEAHSLIRQLARQCSEVRVLEENKNDEKVSALNLLICLVGRYFDQHDLADEAS; translated from the exons ATGGAGTCGGCGGTGGAGGAGTTGATGCCCCGCCTCTTACCTGTAGAGGACTGCGACCTCGCGGAAGATTTCGACCCCACGGTGCCCCCCCGAACTCCGCAAGAGTACTTAAAGCGGGTCCA gaTTGAAGCTGCAAAATGTCCTGATGTTGTTGTGGCCCAGATCGACCccaagaaactgaaaaagaagcaGACTGTAAATATTTCA CTTTCAGGGTGTCAACCTGCTCCTGAAGGATACTCTCCAACTCTGAAATGGCAACAGCAACAAGTGGCTCATTTTTCAGCTATTCGCCAG AGTGTAAACAAGCACAGGAATCACTGGAAAGCACAACATTTGGACAGCAATGTAACAATG cCCAGATCAGATGATGAAGAAGGTTGGAAAAAATTCTGCTTAGGTGAAAAGTTATATTTAGAGATAAGAGATCAAGTCTCCACTGATGAAAATCCAGGAATTGATTATGTACAG ATTGGCTTTCCTCCATTACTGAGCATTGTTAGCAGAATGAATCAG gcaacagtgaccaGTGTCTTGGAATACCTGACAAACTGGCTTGTGGAGAAAGAATTTACTCCAGAATTG GGCAGATGGCTTTATGCTTTGTTAGCTTGTCTGGAGAAACCATTATTACCAGAGGCTCACTCTCTAATTCGACAACTGGCTAGGCAGTGCTCTGAAGTGAGGGTACTGGAG GAGAACAAGAATGATGAAAAAGTGTCTGCTCTAAACTTGTTAATTTGTTTGGTTGGAAG GTATTTTGATCAACATGACCTGGCTGATGAGGCATCCTAG